In a genomic window of Rhodovulum sp. P5:
- a CDS encoding DUF2840 domain-containing protein translates to MSARTFIELTWIEGRIERWLRFGRVVQGTIRSRSVRVVGVDPGGIFAFVRWAANDYGTVESRIDILQAVSPGERFSTVPFVTPGGVSLLRLSGWPKVEAVLLCIDQIEAEKIAPEDVCPDHWRHVHNRLGCNLEPRPYTHFRHDAWLKRRALAA, encoded by the coding sequence ATGAGCGCGCGCACTTTCATCGAACTGACGTGGATCGAAGGCCGCATCGAGCGCTGGCTACGCTTCGGCCGAGTCGTTCAGGGGACGATCAGAAGCCGGTCGGTCCGCGTGGTCGGTGTCGATCCCGGCGGCATCTTCGCCTTCGTCCGCTGGGCTGCGAACGACTACGGCACGGTCGAGAGCCGGATCGATATCCTGCAAGCCGTCAGCCCCGGCGAGCGATTTTCGACGGTCCCGTTCGTGACGCCCGGCGGGGTGTCTCTGTTGCGGCTTTCCGGCTGGCCCAAGGTCGAAGCGGTCCTACTCTGCATCGACCAGATCGAGGCGGAGAAGATCGCGCCGGAAGACGTCTGCCCGGACCATTGGCGGCATGTTCATAACCGCCTCGGCTGCAATCTCGAACCTCGTCCGTACACGCACTTCCGGCATGACGCCTGGCTCAAAAGACGGGCACTGGCGGCATGA